A segment of the Alistipes communis genome:
CCGTCCGGCGCCGCGCACGTTCCGCGCCGTGACCGTTCCTTCGACCGTCCCGCCCGAGGAGCGGAGGGCCTATCTGCGCGATCACTACTGGGACAACTTCGATTTCCGCGACACCACGCTGCTGGCCGAAGTCGATACGGTGGCGATGGTGCGGGCGTTGTTCGCCTATGTGGCCAATTTCGTCGCGCCCGACGACCGGGCGGCGATCGACACGCTCATGCGGCGCGCCTCGGCTTCGAAGCCGATGACCGAATATTTCGCCATGCTGGCCGAGCGCGTGCTCCACGATCCCAATTCGCCCGCACGCAACGACGAACTCTACATTCCGGTGCTTGAAGCGCTGGTGTCGAGTCCGTGGCTCGACCGCTGGGAGCGCATCGCGCCCCAGCACGATCTGCGCATGGCCTCCCAGAACCGGATCGGCCGACCGGCCAACGATTTCCGCTATACGACGGCCGACGGGGCGACCCGCCGCATGTACGACATCCGCGCCGAATACCTGCTGCTGTTCATCAACAATCCGGGGTGCAACATGTGCAAGACGGTGCGCGAGGCCATTTCGGCATCGCCGATGCTCAACGAACTGATCGAGCGCGGCAAGTTGAAGGTGCTGGCCCTCTTCCCCGACGAAGACCTCACCGAGTGGCAGGAATACCGTCCGCAGATTCCCGCGCGCTGGATCAA
Coding sequences within it:
- a CDS encoding DUF5106 domain-containing protein, giving the protein MKRILWIALAALLVAACGGKKSRPAQSSARPAPRTFRAVTVPSTVPPEERRAYLRDHYWDNFDFRDTTLLAEVDTVAMVRALFAYVANFVAPDDRAAIDTLMRRASASKPMTEYFAMLAERVLHDPNSPARNDELYIPVLEALVSSPWLDRWERIAPQHDLRMASQNRIGRPANDFRYTTADGATRRMYDIRAEYLLLFINNPGCNMCKTVREAISASPMLNELIERGKLKVLALFPDEDLTEWQEYRPQIPARWINAYDKGCVVRDRELYDLKAIPALYLLDRDKRVMVKDAVDVGLIEWAIDHDDRKN